A single region of the Octopus bimaculoides isolate UCB-OBI-ISO-001 chromosome 6, ASM119413v2, whole genome shotgun sequence genome encodes:
- the LOC106872065 gene encoding uncharacterized protein LOC106872065, with amino-acid sequence MAASLVVLTKEEQRLVIRIIWSEGVKFIVWFQYKTGTAFYCIEVYKSIEEFKNGRTSTKYEDGTGRPSSSTIFMHIQQAQEIVLANRRVILNEVTCSLKISHGFAYEIIHDKLRFCSRARMVPRELTEAYKRNLVEVCQR; translated from the coding sequence ATGGCCGCTTCGCTGGTAGTACTCACCAAGGAAGAACAGAGATTAGTGATCCGAATTATCTGGTCAGAAGGTGTGAAATTCATCGTATGGTTTCAGTACAAAACAGGGACAGCATTCTACTGCATAGAAGTGTATAAGTCGATCGAGGAGTTTAAGAATGGCCGGACAAGCACGAAATACGAAGACGGAACAGGACGCCCATCATCCTCTACCATTTTCATGCATATTCAACAAGCTCAAGAGATAGTTTTGGCGAACCGACGAGTGATCCTTAATGAGGTGACATGTTCTTTGAAAATTAGTCATGGTTTTGCATACGAAATCATCCACGACAAGCTTCGCTTCTGTAGTCGTGCGAGAATGGTGCCAAGAGAGCTTACCGAAGCGTATAAGCGCAATCTTGTGGAGGTCTGCCAACGATAA